In Necator americanus strain Aroian chromosome IV, whole genome shotgun sequence, the following proteins share a genomic window:
- a CDS encoding hypothetical protein (NECATOR_CHRIV.G14633.T1) yields the protein MATGVLCDKKVQVPIRLKSKIYRTVVRPVALYGCKCWPTTKALERVLHAMEMWMLRWTIGVTLKEKVSNDTVRSIFGVVPITEKMKEARLRWFGHVLRREEDSVAKKTALKLDVSGVRPRGRPKIRWLDYVKLDMIDARLCAADTMDRTKWKTRSRKADPATTRNKR from the coding sequence atggcaacaggcgtactgtgcgacaagaaagtccaaGTCCCtattcgactgaagtcgaagatctacaggacggttgtgcgtcctgttgccctttacggatgcaaGTGttggccgacgacgaaagccttggaaagagttttgcacgctatggagatgtggatgttaaggtggacgataggtgtaacgctaaaagagaaagtatccaacgacactgtgcgctccatcttcggcgtcgtcccgataactgagaagatgaaggaggcccggctgagatggttcggtcacgtcttgcggcgagaggaagattctgttgccaaaaaaaccgcactgaagctcgacgtttcaggagtgaggccgcgtgggaggccaaagattcgctggttagactatgtgaagctggatatgatagatgcgcgtttATGTGCGGCTGAtacaatggatagaaccaaatggaagacaagaagcagaaaggcggaccctgcaacaacgcggaacaaacgctag